Proteins encoded together in one Benincasa hispida cultivar B227 chromosome 1, ASM972705v1, whole genome shotgun sequence window:
- the LOC120071824 gene encoding uncharacterized protein LOC120071824: protein MAGKAAKSVVKAISEYQYPWQEKLAKYKNELSKGVWGYWELGAWKPLGISARHRARLRKEVLLAGQDWPYDPERKEMRTKRKGHKCDRIAAEKRENTARLMEKMPDMLLAYKKRRWEKKMKEEEKKKQQD from the coding sequence ATGGCAGGCAAGGCTGCCAAATCTGTGGTGAAGGCCATCAGCGAGTATCAGTATCCATGGCAGGAGAAGTTGGCGAAATACAAGAATGAGTTATCTAAAGGAGTTTGGGGTTACTGGGAACTAGGGGCATGGAAGCCACTGGGCATAAGTGCACGTCACCGTGCCAGACTTCGCAAGGAAGTACTTCTTGCCGGGCAGGATTGGCCATATGATCCAGAGAGGAAAGAGATGAGAACCAAGAGGAAAGGGCACAAATGTGATCGTATAGCGGCAGAAAAACGTGAAAACACTGCCAGGTTGATGGAGAAAATGCCAGATATGTTGCTTGCATATAAGAAGCGCCGgtgggagaagaagatgaaggaagaagagaagaagaagcagCAGGACTGA